In Natronogracilivirga saccharolytica, the DNA window GTCGCTATGGGGTATTCGGACTCAACTTCGTCATGGTGGATTATGGTGATATCGATGAGACGATTGTAGGTCCTGGTGAAAAGGGGTACTACAGGCTGGGAACCTTCCGGCCGCATGCCTATACAGTAGGCTTCAGTTACTCACGGGCGCTGACCGGCCGGTTTTCCGTTGGCGGTAATCTTAAGTACATCGCCATGGATCTGGGATCTGCGACCCGCTCACTTACCTCGGGGGGCGGTCTGGTTCGTGACGATTTCAGAGAAGAAACTATCGGCTTTGATTTCGGTGTGCTCTATCTGACCGGGTTTGAAAGCCTGAAGCTGGGGATGTCTGTCCGCAACTTTTCCAGTGATGTTTCTTTCAATGAAACCGACAGCGAGCTGCCCTTAACCTTTCGGATCGGTGTTTCCATGGATGTCATGGACCTGTTTGATGTCGACAGAGATATGCACTCATTTCTCGTCAGCATTGATGCCAACCGGCCAAGGGACTTCGATGAACAACTTATCCTGGGAGGGGAATACACCTTCTTGCAGCGGGTAGCCGTTCGTGCCGGATACGGATATCCGACAGACACCCAGCAAATTTCAGCGGGATTTGGAATCCGGCAGCCAATCGGATCCATTAATCTTGCTATCGATTACTCCTACACAAACTTTGACGTGTTCAGCAACGTAAACACCTTTTCCGTTCAATTCGGATTCTAAAATATTGGATCAAACGAATGTTTATTAATAGAAATACCATAAATCAAATCTGCCTGTTGGCAGGTGCTTTTCTGATGACAGCTACCCTGCAAGCCTGCACTGAAGACAGCAATGTTATTTTTGATCCGGAATGGCAGGGGGATCCCGACCCGGTCATATCAGAAACATTTCCCGAAAATACGGCCTATGCCGGAATCGGATCTATCACTCCGGACGGCCTGGAACCCGTAGTGATTATGGGTGAAGATTTCGGTGCCAATCCGGATGACGTCATCGTCTATTTCGGTACCAGCAGGGCAACCATCCTGGAATTACAAAGCGACAGAATACTTGTAACTCCTCCCGATGATCCCGGTAATGAACGGCGGATCAGGGTTGTCAGGATTGGATCCGAACAATACTCGGAAACAGATTATAGTCTCAGATCTGTATTTACCGCATTTCCGGGATTTGAAAGTGCCGACGAGCCACGAAGTATTACGACCGATTTCAATGGAGAACTCATAGCGGTAAACATCCTGAGTGATCGTTTTGACGGAATGTTGCGCATGGATCGGGATGGAGAGCGCGAAAACCTTGTTGATGGCGAAGACTGGACCTATTACAAGGTTCAGCATGGCCCCGACGGAGCTCTTTACAGTGTACGTGGAGCAACGGTTCCCATTATTTACAAAGCAGAGCCAGGGCAAACTGTACCGGAGATCTTTCTTGGGCCTCAACCTGATTTGGGAGGCAACCGTACACGAATGCAGGATTTGGAGTTTGACCAGAATGGTTTCATGTGGAGTGGCGGACGAAATGGCGACGGTCCCAATGCCGATCTTGTTCGAATTGACCTGGATTCCTATGACCCCGATGATATACCTGCCAGCGTAGAGCGCTTCCGGTTTGAAGGTGACATCAATGCAATCAGGGTGCACGACGGCTATCTTTATGCAGCTGCTATACGCGAAACGGATGACGTTGAATCTTCAAACATTTACCGCTTTGAAATTTTGGCTGATAATACGCTCGGAAACGAAGAATTGTATCTACAACTCCCGGGCCCGGAATATCTGATCAGAGACATGGTATTCACCGTTGATGGTGACATGGTGCTTGCCACTGATACCGAAGAATCTGTCCTGGTTTACAGGAACAATCAGCTTGAAGAGCTGTATCCGGGAATTGTGCCGGCTGGTGCCAGAGATTTTGCCGTCTCTTCGATTGATCCGACCCAACTGCTCGTCAATATCGTGAGCTCAGAGATGACAGAAATAATTATCCTCGAAATGGAGCAGGAAATGGCGCAGATTTATGGTACCTTTTGATATTTTTTTACATATGTAATGTTTGTTGTTGCCAAGTTTGAATAATCAGTATATTATCAGAATATATATTGCCTGCGAAGCAATAGTTGAGTGTTGGCATTAAGCCTGCAAATAACATCACAAACAAATAACAGGAGACAACTATGAAAAAGGTGTTACAAATACTGGCAATTGCTATGCTTTTGCCAGTGTACGCAATAGCTCAGAGTTCCGACTGGGAGTTTCAAACGGTAATCCCGCCTGATACTTCCATCGACAACTCACACGGAGCGGCATTTGATGCTGCCGGAAATCTCTGGACAGCTCCGTATTACTCAAGTGCAACCGATGACGGGCCAAGAAACTTCGTTTACTGCTACGATACGGAAGGCCAGCCTTGCGAGGACGTACCTTACGTTCACAGTGTAGCTGCCGGAGATTCAACTTTCTACTTTGCCCCCATAACCGGTCTGGCTGCTGATGAGAACGGTGATATCGTGATTTCTTCACACCGGTACCGCAATGCTGCCGGTGACTGGGTAGGTGAAGTAAGTGCCTATATCCTCAAAATTGATCATACCAATGGTGAACTGCTTGACTACTATGAAGTCACCAGTGGCCAGGCACAACATATTGCAATCGATGGACAAGGGTATCTTTTCCATTCTGCTGTTTTCCCCGGCCATCCTATTGGAATACTTGATCCTGATATGAATGAGCTTGCTGTAGTAACCGACAACAGATCAGGCTTTGCCAGAAATATTGTCGTTAACCGGGAGGGTACCCGCGTGTATCAACCCACCGATTTTTCCACTGAATTTGTTGACGGTGACGATACCACTACGGTCAGCGGAAGAGTCGAAGTGTATGAAGGTGACGTTTTCAGCGGGTATGCACTCATTGATACCATGAGATTCATCGGTATGGATCCCGGTGCAAGTGCTGTCTGTCCGCAGACTGGCGTTGTTTATTTTGCTGCTTCCGGTACCGGAGGAGCGCCTTTGACGGATCCCGACAGATGGGACGCACTGACCGTTTATGGGTTTGCACCGGACGATCAGGGTGAATACCAGGTAGTTGATGAGGTAATGTGGCATTTTGGAGATGCAGATCCCTACAATCCGGTTTACAGAACAATGGCTATATCATCTGACGGATTTGGAATGGTATTGGGTGCTTTTGACCGGGGTGGTCTTCCCGGAATCCAGTACTTTGAACGGGATGAACTGCTTGTGATTGACACCAGTGTGGACGAAGTCCTTTCTGAAGTACCTGCTGGTTATGACCTTGGACAAAACTATCCGAATCCGTTCAACCCTGCAACTCAAATCAATTTTGAGATCGGGCAGTCCGGAATGGTTACTCTAAAAGTATATGATGTGCTTGGCCGTGAAGTTGCAACACTTGTAAATGACAACCTGCAGGCCGGAAGCCATACTGCTTCTTTTGATGCAACCAGTCTTTCCTCGGGTACCTATATATATACCCTTGAAGCCAACGACATCAGAATGTCACGCAAAATGATGCTGGTAAAATAAGGTGATTCTGCAAGGTTAGATCAATCCTGGCATCCTGATTTAAAGGGGGATCCTGTTTTGAAACGGGGTGCCCCTTTTTTTATATTTTTTTATGTCAAGATTTTACTTTTTTTTAAATCAGATTCTCTTATACTGTCAATTGGTAGCCCTTCCAGATTGCATGACAAAAGCTACAGGGACTTCCTGAAGGGTATCTCATACCTTTCAGAACTAATAATAAAATGAAGCAATTCCATTCAGAAAAGTTGTAATTGAAAAACTATGAAACACTATCTACTGCCGACTGCTGCTCTGATTCTGTGTTTAATGTTCTCATCAACGGTCACAGCTCAGAATGCAATTCAAAACGAATCACCTGAACCACCTAAAGAAGAATTTCGCTCG includes these proteins:
- a CDS encoding T9SS type A sorting domain-containing protein, which encodes MKKVLQILAIAMLLPVYAIAQSSDWEFQTVIPPDTSIDNSHGAAFDAAGNLWTAPYYSSATDDGPRNFVYCYDTEGQPCEDVPYVHSVAAGDSTFYFAPITGLAADENGDIVISSHRYRNAAGDWVGEVSAYILKIDHTNGELLDYYEVTSGQAQHIAIDGQGYLFHSAVFPGHPIGILDPDMNELAVVTDNRSGFARNIVVNREGTRVYQPTDFSTEFVDGDDTTTVSGRVEVYEGDVFSGYALIDTMRFIGMDPGASAVCPQTGVVYFAASGTGGAPLTDPDRWDALTVYGFAPDDQGEYQVVDEVMWHFGDADPYNPVYRTMAISSDGFGMVLGAFDRGGLPGIQYFERDELLVIDTSVDEVLSEVPAGYDLGQNYPNPFNPATQINFEIGQSGMVTLKVYDVLGREVATLVNDNLQAGSHTASFDATSLSSGTYIYTLEANDIRMSRKMMLVK
- a CDS encoding PorV/PorQ family protein; protein product: MKRKQLFISSVLLLLCCLLVSDTIAQEREKRAQTTMKFLSVSTNARASGMGTAMTSVEANSAYSMLYNPASLSRLPQNVDMSFGMVNWIDGIDYNMGAVAYRPGDGRYGVFGLNFVMVDYGDIDETIVGPGEKGYYRLGTFRPHAYTVGFSYSRALTGRFSVGGNLKYIAMDLGSATRSLTSGGGLVRDDFREETIGFDFGVLYLTGFESLKLGMSVRNFSSDVSFNETDSELPLTFRIGVSMDVMDLFDVDRDMHSFLVSIDANRPRDFDEQLILGGEYTFLQRVAVRAGYGYPTDTQQISAGFGIRQPIGSINLAIDYSYTNFDVFSNVNTFSVQFGF
- a CDS encoding IPT/TIG domain-containing protein encodes the protein MTATLQACTEDSNVIFDPEWQGDPDPVISETFPENTAYAGIGSITPDGLEPVVIMGEDFGANPDDVIVYFGTSRATILELQSDRILVTPPDDPGNERRIRVVRIGSEQYSETDYSLRSVFTAFPGFESADEPRSITTDFNGELIAVNILSDRFDGMLRMDRDGERENLVDGEDWTYYKVQHGPDGALYSVRGATVPIIYKAEPGQTVPEIFLGPQPDLGGNRTRMQDLEFDQNGFMWSGGRNGDGPNADLVRIDLDSYDPDDIPASVERFRFEGDINAIRVHDGYLYAAAIRETDDVESSNIYRFEILADNTLGNEELYLQLPGPEYLIRDMVFTVDGDMVLATDTEESVLVYRNNQLEELYPGIVPAGARDFAVSSIDPTQLLVNIVSSEMTEIIILEMEQEMAQIYGTF